The Helianthus annuus cultivar XRQ/B chromosome 11, HanXRQr2.0-SUNRISE, whole genome shotgun sequence region GCACTGTCGCGTTTTCAGGCGAATCTTCACGGGCTTTCGCCCCTAGGTAAAAATTTTCCCTAGTTCAAAGACAAGTGTATCCCAATACGATAAATTTCGTGAGTAGTCGAAAACTTATATCGTTTTCGAGTAAAACATTTTACCCTGAATTATCGCTTGAATTACGGAGTTGACCTAATTTTCTGTTGGTTATTGTGTACCAGTCAGTCTAGTCACACGAGACACCCGTTCTCATAAATACACAAAACCCCACAACATATTCAATTTCTACCTAAAAATATCAAACCCTTGAATAAACAACTTATTATAAACCTGAATCACGGAGATCAAATTCACTTGTTAATGGCGGACGCACTCTGAAAATGATATCAAACAGGTATTCATCTGaaacttcatcatcttcatcatctttgtTCCTGTTTGTTTCAGATTTTGTTagtttttgttaaaaaattgAAATTCCTGATGTTGTAGGGAGATGATTGATCACGGAAACATCAATGTGTACGGAAATGAGTTGAAATTCGATTACGGAATGAATCAGATGGAGAACGGAGTGATTCCGATGCCGATGTATGTTCCGTCTGAATTAACTGATGCGATTTCGAAGAAACGATCTCGTGATTTGTGCTCGTTTGATCCGTCGGTTTCTTCGTTTCCGATCGGTCAGTTTGTGAATCAAAACGATATGAACACGAACATGAACAATCAAAAAGCAATCATCACGTTTCTCGGTCAGGATATCTCCATGCACATCTACGAACAACAACTTGAAATCGATCGGTTCATTTCACAACATGTATGTTTTACGATTCTGTGATTAATTGATTGAAATGAAATGATGAAAATCATGTTCATTATTGATGCGTTTTGATCGCAATAACATGTTGAAACGGATCGATTCATTTCTCAACATGTATGCGTAACGAATCTGTGATTAATTGATTGAATCGTGTTGATTATAGATGTTTTCTGATCGTAACAACGTGTTTTGGACGAACGAATGTCTTATTGATTTGGAATTGTTGCTTGTAACAGACGGAGAAGATGAGATCTGAAATAGAAGCTTCTCGAAGAAGAATCACGATGAGATTACTTGCAGTTGCAGACGAAGGTATGAAACAATTAAGATCTAAAGAAGATGAAATCGTTAAAATCGGAAGATTAAATCAAGCGTTAGAACAAAAGGTGAAATCACTCAACGTAGATAATCAAATCTGGCAACAAATGGCGCAAACAAACGAAGCAACAGCGAACGTTCTACGACGGAATCTGCAACAACTTCTAACGGAAATTCAACAACAGCAACGGAATCAATTACACGCCGTTAAAACTGGCGACGTTCAGTCGTGCTGCGGGAGTAATGAGGAGGATGGGCGCACGTTAGTGGGAGGTGGTGACGTGGAGGCGTACTGTAATAATGGTGGCAGGTGGTGCAGAAATTGTGGGAAAGAAGAGTTGTGTGTGTTACTGCTGCCGTGCAGGCATCTGTGTATCTGTACTGTGTGTGAATCCTCTATCAATGTCTGTCCCATCTGTAAATCTACAAAAAATGCTACAGTGCATGTTAATATGAATTCATTTTGATACAGATATTTGTCCTCATATTATTTTTGACTACCTTCCAAGTGAActactgttattattattattgtttttttgtttttagttaacatttttttattgtttttattattattataattatatgtCCATTTTTGTTTTTAGTTAacattttttgttgtttttttctttttaccaTTTTGAGATGATGTGAAGGAGAGAGAGATCATGGTACGTATGGATGATTGTGAAAAACGTCCAAAGGCGGTTTAGGTGAGAGTGGAAGAGGAGGGTGCTAGGCGGTTTTTTTTCAATATATTATTGATTAAGCTCGCATTGGCGGAGGTTAATGGCGGTCCAAGGGTGCCCTGGCCCCTACCGATTTTTCACTTGTAGTGTTTATTTTACCgaaaaattttgaatttattTCAGTGTAAAATATTGAATTTTTAAGAGTTCAACCCCCTACCAAGTTTCAGTTCAAGCTCTGCCATTGATGGTCAGATTGGTTAAATCAACGAACCCCTCGATGATACGGGTTTACAAGCATTTAACCTACTAGATTTAAAGTAGAACATATGGGTTGACCATATTCTTTTTTACTTGTATTTACGTTTATGCTGGCCCTATTCTATCTATCATAGAatcttgccgttcaaaaaaaaaattacgtttaaCTTTTCATCACGTTTCTTATTATCTAACATTAAATGTGCGTTCAATTTTTCATTACGTTTCTTATTATCTACATATGTTGATAAGTCAGATTTTTCAATTACTTCTCACCTAAATAGTAATTGTGACACTTATTTGTGTCAATTTGCCATCATATATAACATTTTACTCTTGTATTTTGATTCTAACATATGAATTAATCATATTTTTTTcactttcattttttttaacaGTAAGATTCTATAATTATAGAACAGGGCCAGCATATGCTATAAAACCTAAAAGCTTACAATATAGAAAGTAAACAAAAAACATACATCCCCCGTCCCCCATTACAACCTTTTATGTTACTATGTCTCTTATATTAAAATCCATCCACCTCTCCCACACTATGTCCTTGAACTTTGACTTGCACTTTAGCCATAAGAACGTATCTGCTTTAATATCTTCAACAATATTGTTACCAGATCGTGCGATTCCTTTGAACTCCCTCTCATTTCTTGCTTTCCACAAGTTCCATATAATTGCTTGAAACACCAGCTTCACAGTTTTCTTCCACCCTTGtgaactgtaacaccccgaaaacggtttgggtaatcaaaccacgttaatactaaaagacgggtaaattaccgttagtggtaaaattaacccggaaaatattaggatttatatAACTAAACCTAATCTTtaataaaaaggaaaaagaatgcttttgagaaaaataaagtttatagaagccgaattaac contains the following coding sequences:
- the LOC110890144 gene encoding probable BOI-related E3 ubiquitin-protein ligase 3, translating into MISNREMIDHGNINVYGNELKFDYGMNQMENGVIPMPMYVPSELTDAISKKRSRDLCSFDPSVSSFPIGQFVNQNDMNTNMNNQKAIITFLGQDISMHIYEQQLEIDRFISQHTEKMRSEIEASRRRITMRLLAVADEGMKQLRSKEDEIVKIGRLNQALEQKVKSLNVDNQIWQQMAQTNEATANVLRRNLQQLLTEIQQQQRNQLHAVKTGDVQSCCGSNEEDGRTLVGGGDVEAYCNNGGRWCRNCGKEELCVLLLPCRHLCICTVCESSINVCPICKSTKNATVHVNMNSF